A window of Anabas testudineus chromosome 7, fAnaTes1.2, whole genome shotgun sequence genomic DNA:
AGCAAGGGAAGTGGTAGAACCGTGAACAGCCCTCAGCGTGGCATCGAATGGTTGCACCCAGCCTTTTGCAGTATTCACAAAGCTGAAACAAACCAATGGTAACAACTAAGATTCTGTAAAGAAAGACCTTAATCTCTATATTCTTATCCAATACCATTTAATATAAGGCTACGGACAGTGCACTTACCCGCTGTGTCCCTGAGATAACAGCCTTATCCACATTCTCCAGCTGTTCATTTTCCATCCGCTTCACTCCCTCAGACCAAACCGCACACCAGTGATGAACCCAACAGCCCCCTGTTCATTTTAAAGCTCAGCATCAGTAAAATCTCAAACCAAACTTCAGTTCATTCATTTGGACAGGGTATTTTAAGTAGCTATAATATACAATAGGACTTATTTGTagaagaaattatttatttattgcaccctaataaaatataatagcATAATGTTTTAAGATTGACCTGAGTCGTCAAAGAGTGCCGCCAGACAGGGGGAGTCAGCAAATCCAATGGAAGACAGGTCATCATTCCCAGGCTGTGGCAGTTGGGAAGTGGATAGTTTGAGAGTTGGCAGCTCAGAAAATGGCCCAAAGAGCCTCAGTTCCCGCTGTCCATGCAGGCTCCGCTCCACGCAGTTACAAAGCGCACAGGCTCGAATACTCTCActgagtaaacacaaacaaaatgttttgcaaCATCAACAGATGTTTGTGACTTTGCCAGCATCAAGTTTAAGTGTGCAGCTTTTGAAATAAGAACTTACACAGGTATACTAGGAGAAGCTGTAATAGCAACAGACATGTCCTCAACAGCAGGAAGGGCTTTGCACTCCTCCTCTGAGGAGACAGGCTGCTTTGCAGGGGCATTGTCATCAGctagaaattagaaaaaaaaagtttaaagaaccaaaaaatatatatttatatatatcccacaataaagtaaaaaatgctTTGGTGTATAACACAACTTTCTAATTCATACAGTTTTGCTGTCAAGTCTTATACGAAATTATACTACAGAGTATTCATTCCTACACAAAATgaatactggaaaaaaaaaaacacattacctgTTGGTTCAGAGTCATTCTCTTCGCAGTTTGATTTCTGCTCGTCCATCCCCTGTACTGGTTTTGACCTCCCTGACAGAGATCtggaatataaaaacatatgtaGTACTGCCAAATTAATAAAGCAATTCACAGAATGCAAACAATCTTTAGGCCATTTATCTGACAACAGACTGATGCTAAGCTGTTAATACCAGATGTAGTGTCACTGCATAATGAAAGGGAGAGAACATAGCTTGAATTTAGCAAAGTAGAAAATGCAACTGATCATTAACCAGCAGCATATATGCCTAAAATGAACCTTCCTCAGTCACTCCATAATCCACACTAGCCAAAAGCACACTAATCCCTACCTAAAAGCACTTTCCACACAAGGATCCAACAACTAAATGTAGCTGTTATGTCGCaactttaaaatatttccatGTACTAATCTGACCAACCGTGGTATTAATGCAATCGAGCTTTCTCGCAAACTCATAAAAAAAGCGCGAGTGCTAAGATCAATAGGAAACCGCTTTAACAGTTCAAGACATTATTTACCCAGTAATTCATAATCCAAATCGGTGAAACTGATCCGTGAAAAGAAcgaaataatgaaacaaaaactggtATTTTCGTAAATAAAACAACCATAAATCGGgatacacaaagaaaacacaacttcCGTATGTAGGACTTCCTGTTGCAGCTGGTCTCCTTTCGTGCAGAACCTTTGTCCGTCGCATCATAGTTCCGCTGTGGGATTCACGCCACTAAcgaaaataatgtaaaacaaacaatgcaGGACTTGGCAGGCTCGCATTTCCCCCCATCTATCCACCTTATAATAGGCAGTATTATCATATTTTCACGTCTAAAAGTCATTGCACTTGCATTAAAATGGGTCGATTGGCTGAGATcctaaatgtttatttcacttGGGGCATACGACACCCTCACCAATAGTTGTCAATATGATCACAAACATCCAAATGATTTTAAGTAGACAACAGAGGGAAGATACGATGCTTCATGTCCGGATCTTATGTGCtcaaaagacattaaaagaacaGGGAGGCTGTGATATAGTTAAGCAGGACTCTCGCTGTCTTTCACCAGTTACACAACAGTAATTGTGCCATCATACTTCAAAAATCATCCTATGAGGTAACGTGTGTGCGAGtgttataaacacacatttccaagTGTTTCCTACTCCAATCATGGTCACTGGGGTAGCTGGAAGCAGATCCCAGTCCGATGAAGGGAGCGCTGCACAACTGAATTTATTGCATAGGGGCACAATGGATCACAAATAAGCGTCagtattttaaatcaaaatgcacTATGTGCACATTTGGCAAAAGATATAAAGGAGTGCTTTGCGTGTAGTCATGTTAGTAGTTCTCCGTTATAGCCACAAGCCCAAATAAAATTCAACATACCTGCACTATTAACATGACATGTACAATGTGTGGCGCTGCATTAACACGTTGTTTAACGTTAGCGAACtgaaaaaaactgcagtaaGCGGCAAAATGGACAGAGCTGatgattaaaattaatttatccAACGATATGTCACGTTACTTGTCCGTAATAACCGTATTCAGTGGCAGCAACACTAGAAAGGCACTCATCTCGACAACAAACTAACATCAATCCCAAACCCTACTAAAACTAACCGATGTTATATCACAGTTAATGAGCACACTAAAGggtttgttattaaaaaaaattaagttgGCAATGTCCCGAGCAAAAGTGATGACATGATGGCTAAGTTAACGTCTTAACATCCTGGCTAGCTAAGTTAACATTAAAGTGTTAGCGTTACAAATTAACTTTCACGGTGAACCTGTTATTTTGCGTTCATGTAATGCAACAAATAGCAGCTGTCGTTCGTAGAGGCcactgaggtttttatagttggATAATTGCAACGCTAAGCACTATTTCTCAATGTAAACATCGACTTCAAAGGGTTGGTTACGTCCAGCAAATAGTCTCAGCCGTGTTATTGGCGACCGATTGGTACGAAAAAGCTAACAACTACCGATGGTGACGTAGCAACAAAGTATCCCGAAGAGGGAAGACTGCGAGAAATACATTGAATCTCATGCACAAGAACATTTACTTCTGAACATGTAAACCGGCTACTCTTTGTGTCATGCTTAGGTCACAAGCGATGTACAACGTATTCCAACTCAAACTTAGCATCCAGGTATCACAGCTAGTTCGCCAGCAAGTAGACATCCCCATCTCGTCGAAGCTAACAGCTAAATGTTATCGATAGCAGAGATATCATTACCCGGTCTAAGGTCAGGGTTGGTGTGTCTTTAGGTATGTTTGTTGCaagaagtttaaaaaatgcataattAAAAAAGCTCACCTTACAAAAACAATATCGTCTCCTCATACATCAGAAAAATCCAAACAGCCACACAGCTTCCCAAAATGTTGATGGTCGCTTCATTTTATGTACCGGACTAACGCTGCGGCTAGCCGGCTGTAGGGAGAGTGGGGGAAGTGCACGTCGGCGGAAGGCAGGTTGTGCGGTGCTGCTAGCTAACTCTCCGACTAGATTGACACTGCGATAGTTAGCTAGCCAAGTTAACCAGCAATTTAAATGTTGTGTCGACTGGTCGTGTGCTGGCGTGGAACGACTAAACACCGAGACAAGCTTTCATCTAGTCCCGCAAAATGCCCCCCGGGTTCATACAGTGAATCCTAAAACTAACTGGATCTGGATTGTGTTTAGCGCTGGatgctaacaagctaacattagctagcctctgctgctctgtgctggaaTCTCGCTCGCGAGGTCGTTAAAGCTACGTGAAGTTTGCACAAAGAGTGCACTCCAAAAATGACAGCCTCAAACTTTGTTGACGCGcctgttaatgtgtttttctttaagtttCAGTCAACTGCAGGCATTAATCTACTAAATGTGCAGCTCAACTTTGCATGACTACCCTTGTATGGGTCACTAGCATCTCTTCATTACACTGAACTGCGTTGCGTCTGCACACGGCTGTTCCGCCAAGTGGCTAGCTGCTGTTAGCAGAGTTAGCTAATAGCATCTACgtcaaaaaaaataatttatgcaaatgtacgagcaaaaactgtgttttattactaCATACTTGTAATGTGCGCTACAGCTTACATGCAGCAACGAAAAACTTTGTGCGAGCTTGACCATGTAGGACACGGCTAAAGAGATTCATCTGGAAAGCGCGGAGCACTGAAATATGGTGGATATTAGATATTAGGTCATTAGATTTACGGATCCAGGGAAGCCATTTCATTAGATTGTTATGATTGCAAGCCTAAAGCTTCTATGACATGTTTACGGGTGAATGCATTAGTAGAGGTTTTGATCAGTGTTCAACAACGATCAAACTGAGACCGATTAGAATAATATGTTTTGATCCAAATGaataattaacataaatgtGCAGCAAGAAGCTGATCATGGTTGCTAATTCCTCTTTCCGCTTGTTTCTATACTGCTATGCAATGCGCATTTGGCAAGAGGGATGGGAATTGTAGCTTAATCGTAGATGATTAAAGTTTGCAGTTTtctgaaaatacatttggagCAGATTGTGAGCAGgttgtttgcagttttattgATAAAGACCATAATCTAGCCCATGGTACTCATTTCGGTGCACTTTGTTATGTTTCCTGGTGATTTGTGATCacattgttttgccttgtttccCACATGTGGATAACTGCCACATATCTGggtgttatttttaaaagcctATGAAGAGACATACGAATGCATAATCAAAGTAATGCCATTGTACTTTATCAGTGCTACATAGTGTAGTATTAAACCATGTTCAGCCATCCTGAAAGAAGGTTAGTCTTTACTATCCTTAACCTCTGCCTAGTTCCCTGTTAAAAATCAGTGATGTAATCAGTAATTATTTAATACAATTATTAATGCTTTGTTCATGTAATGCAAATTCAAGCCTGATCTTCAGTTGAGGTTAAAGAGTGACCATAATGAGGCTGAGGGTGCACATTTACTGATCCTGTTGGGGGTGGGATTGGGTTAAGccttctttatttttagttgCCTTATCACTGTGAGCACATCACAATGGATAAGTTCAAGAAAGCTGTTCTGAGAACTGCTCAATTCCTCAATTGTTAGTTTTGTACAAAACTAGCACTGAGTGACATACGAAACCTTGCATAACAACACATTACTCCTTCTACACAGGGACAGAAAGTCCCCTCAATAacgtatgttttttttaagcttatATTTTATTGACACAGTCCAAATTGAGTTAGAGTTGTCTTATAAAATAAAGTTGCATTGTTTTTTGCAGATCTTGTACTGGTATAGCTCTTCTTAAATCAAGATACTGATGTCCCGATCGTTTTCATGAACCCCGCAGAACCCCTGAGGCAATACATGCAGTATGGTTTGGATGTCATGGGAATGATTGTGTGAACTTAAAGAAAATTAGGTTGGGTAACACGTTTAATCCACATCAGCTACTATAATCTATCTCCTTCTGTGCCCTAGAGGAAAAGTCTGTTACAGGTAAGGATCTAGCTGAGGCTATTACTCAATCTGTATACAGTTGGTAACTTCAGAGAAGAGTGAGATAAATGTCCTAAATGTGAAGGTAATGCTAGTTATTTCGCACAATTGCCTGACAGCTGGCCTGCAATACATTGTGTACTCCTCTGCAGGCGATGAACAAGCACCTGATGCGGCGGAATGATATGTAGTTCTCCCTGCACCATGAAATTTCTGTGGTAACAAACGTGCACCTCAGAGTTCAGATGAGGCAGCTGAAGAGAAGAATGCTACAAAGAGTCTCATCAGCTGGATGGATCAAGTTGGTAGTCGGAAActtcttgtttaaaaaaaaaacaagaattaaCAGTGAAGATTCTCATCATCATTCAGGTGTAGTTATCTGGAATACTACTACTCATCCAAGCAGCTTCTACTCTAGAATCTACTTGGATGATGTTTTGATCTCACAAAAAGAAGTCCAGTCGGCATCACAAGTTCCAGATAAGCAAGGAATTACTTCCAAATTAATGTTGTGGTTGTGATATAGTCATTTTTAAGACCAGGTATTCTAGTTATTAGTGGAGAAGATCaatcatttttcatatttattaaaaactatttgtatACAAAAACTTAAAGTGGTTGATGGCAGTTCTTGTTGAAACTAGATGCAAAACCATGCATAGTATGGTTTCTAATATAACTGTGCAGTTGGACAATAAATAATAGATTGCTGTGgggtttaaatgtttgttgtgttctatAGTGTTCGGGTAATTTCCCCTTTTGTTTCAAGGTCATAAAAATGCTTAGAGGTGCATCTTTCTACTGtgagaaacatgttttgtaCATTATAGACACAGAAAGGTTCAGTCTTGGTAATGTGTGAAGTTCTCAGGGTCTAAATGTGGGGTGTGTaggttttcattttgaaaatgggTTATTACTGGTCCCCCTGACAGGATTAGTTAACTCCCCATTCAGCTTTAGTCAGATTGGATTAGATTTCGGGGGGCTAAGATTGGTTGGAAAACATTGACTGATTGGCCAATGGGTGTAAATAGAAGGTGGTATTAGGACACCCTCCCTCTCCTATTGGCCAGTCTGCAGAGCCAGTGCTTTCCCATCTGCCTTGTGCATGGCAAGGATAATCCCCTAGAATACCTTCACAGATGTTTACAACAGAACATAAACTAAGAAGAGAACCCGGCTTGGATCATCAATGTTACAGTTGTATACCTGAAACCTGACTCAAAGTTACTTGTATAGTTGTACAGGAGGTTACAGCTTGGTCTATATGTTGGTTTTCTTCATACCGTATCTCAAGTCCACTGTTGTACTGTGGAGTGCTCCATACAAATATTTGTTGTACTTGAAGTGCTGTAAACTTGAATTttcctaaaataatacaaataaaaaaagtatattCTAGATAGATGGTTGCCAAAATACTACAAgtatttgaaattaaataatttaatgtaaccATGTGTCTGAAGAAATAGAGCAACAAATCTGTAATAAAACTGACAGACTTAATATCTCTCCCTCCACAAGGGGGTGTCTAACCCTGGACTACATGTCCTGAATACAGACTTACATATTTTTATGGACCTTTGAAATGCTGTTTTacacaaaatacaatacaaagtACGTGTTTATTGGTGATTATGTGAAAACGTCAAAGTGTATAGTACAAGTCGGTACAGTTATGCAGTACAGATGACGtgtaacaacataaaaagttGTGGACACAATGTATCACACTACACCActaacagatacagtatttttaacCGGTACATGTTGATCAGTGAATACTGTaactattttctttaaaattatGTGAAACCAGATGACCCTCTTGGAGTTGCTATGTGTTAAGGTTTGTGACATAAAGCCAAGGTGGTGACACAGTGTGGGGAATAATAAGTATGTCTGGGCTTTTCATTAACCAGTGAGTCTTCAACTGAACTTGAAGTCTGGAACATAATATACATAATCTACAACTACAAGTCTTGGATATTTGTTtgattattacaataaaatgaaatgtttatatattatgattcataaaagtacaaaaataaagattCTATTGTGGGAAAATTAATTCCTATTTCCATTAGaatgatatatatttttacatatacaactgaaataattaaaagtaataacaTGATGTACAAATACTATGGTACAATCATTTTGGCATTCCCATTTTGACATCAACATCTTCAATCAGCCTGATTAAATTCAGTCTCTTGTAAAATACCACTTAAGCATTAGCATTTGTGAGCAATTACATTACAAACAATAGTGAAAAAAGCGAGCGCGTTGTTCCAgtgcttttaatttatttagaatAGACGAACAGGAAGTGTTAATGGAACGTATCAAAGTTACAGTACAACATATGTTAAGTCATCAGCTTTAGGGTTTTAAGTGTGAAATAAGTTGGAATCTAAAAATATGCGTCCCAAGCTGTGCAGTAATCTAGCATACCAGTGCACCTCTGATGGCTGTCTTTTCAAAGTGtgcttctttttcatttccatccTCAGAGGTTCACTCAGATTGTCTGGTTTTCTCAGAAATCTATTATTGTCATAAACATCTGCTGTGCCCTTTATGGCCAAAGTGCTACAATGAAATGGAGTCTTAGTGCAAGCTGTTTCCCTGTCAGCggtctgctgttcttttgttgtCTCCCCCCGAAGTAGTTGGCTGAATGAGAAGAGAAGTCGCAGAGGTCCAAATGCCCAGTGTGCGAGTCTGTGGTTCTCCACCAGTGCATAGCTGGAGGCCAGCACCCCATCGACAAACAGAGTTCCAGCTTCTGTCAAGGGCGCATACACTCCCACACTTTCCTCTACTGAAACTGAGATGATTTGTGATGGATGTACTCGACCCTCCACTATATGGATGAGAACACAGTCTCCTGGTTTGGCCCTGCTGGCAAACTGAGCCTGGTACTCACTGATGTCGAGTCTGCAATCAGCAGCTAAAAAGACCAAGTGGTTTGGAGTAAGGGCCAATCTATGGCCATCTTCTGTCCCCAGAGACAGAAAGGTAGACCTGCTTTCTTGGTCCCAATGCAGAAACAAGAGGACTTGGCTAAACACAACTTGACCTGTCCCAGACAGGGCCATGACTCTGTCCCCAGGAGCCAGTGATGACAGGCTCTTCTGTCCCCCTCCAGCTACAGTCACCCGGGCCCAGCCTGGGAAACAGCCTCCTTTTTCCACTGCAACAGAGTGATCTgcaagaaaacaagcagaaaaaaaacaacaaaataaaacatattgtgtTCCTTTTTTGTCAAAAATGCACTGTCATCAGAATCATCAGTGATCTTTTATCCTATTCTTAAACTCACCAGCCTTCACTGAGCAGTGAATGTGATATTTAGACTCATAGTAGACCCAGTCAAAGCCAGCCTCCACTGCCAGCTGAGCGAGGAGACCAtacttctctgtttctctgtcatcaGTGGTTATATCCACAGCTCGGCCTTCGTAGTGCAGAGAGCCAGGAGGATGGTGACCGTCCTCATCCCAGGCCTCCGTCACGCGTAAGTGTACCCCTGGCCACTGGTTCATTACTGCAATAGCCAACCTGTTCAAACAGTCCTTGCATCGCTAGAACAGAGTAAGACAGAGGGAAGGTGTTGAGTTTCAGTCCAGTATAACATATACAATTATATACACTGTATCTTAGCACAGTTACTTACACTCACTGGTCActtttattaggtacacctgtaaaACCTCTGcggagtgcattatattaagaggtgtttctaaatTGGCAACATTATTCATGTAgtgtggccaaaacattagaaatccCTGCTGCTGTATTTGGATTTGAATGTGCATTCAAAGTcttttgataaaataataatttctattttcatccattgtttagttttttaaaatgcattgttgTAACCTGCTGGGAAAGGAGGGAAGGATTAGGGCGGCGGGTTTGTTTTCAGAGATAACAATAGTGACTAACAGAAATACTGTGCATTACACTTTAAACTTGAAAAAGTAAGAGAGCggataaaaaagtaataataattataatttaccATTTAAGTAATAAGTGAGTTTGTCCGACTGCAGTGTGTGCCATCTACATTAGGCACCTCTGAGTTACTCAAGTACAATCAACAGACATATGATCATTCATTAACAAGGGGAATGTCACGGCCTAAGAAACCGAGAGGTATGTACAGTACGTGACTCTATTGTACACATCAGTGCGCAGGCAGACTTCAGTGCAACTCAGAACAAATTATCCCAGAATTGAGCACAGTCTCCCAGGTTATGAATGTTTGTCTGCTGGCATCATCACACAATTCCTCCTCTACTCTGCTAAAGGCCATCTCAACCTTGCTCAAACAATCAGAGTACAAGAACAAAGCTACTGTAGCCAGTTTGGCACATTCCTTGGCCTTTTCGACAGGGTGACAGAATAATCAAGGCCATTCTCTGCCTTTCCAGACTGTTCCAGGCATGAGTTTCTCAGTTTCACCCTTGAGACATTTGATCAGAAATGAGCACAGTGACTCCTAACACCCCCGTGGGCCATAATGTTACACAGACTGTGTCAGCATTGTCACAAAATTGCAGGCTGCAAAATGATGACGTCAGCATTCGAGGTGATACACTCATTATCATCCCCCCGAACGCGCATTCGCTCATGACTTTGTGAATTGACAGGTCTTGTGGCCCACAACTAACCGAAAAATGTTTATCCGGTTGCTGGTCGGGATAGAAGGTCAGAGAAGGTGATGAgagtgtgagagggagagagaaaaagttgggtgccaaaaagaaaagcagcgtAGCAACAAGTAGAGGTTGGGACTAAAGACAGAGGGCAGAGGGGAAGAATGTATGGGCATGGACTTGGGAATGTGACAGTAAGAGTGAGAAAGcgagagacacagaaaacaaactggcTACATTTTTGCCATTGAAGAGAGGCGTTTCATTGTCAGAACTACAATAGTCGCTTTTCCGACGGTGCCATTACTTCAGCAGGCGGGAATTTTGTATAGGCGACCCCTCTGAGTACTGAAAATACGCACAAAGAGCGTCTTTCACATCTGGGCAAAAGTGGAGCACATGTACCCATATGCACACTCAAGCTGGGCATCAGAAGGGCACACATGTGCGACCACAGATTTCCATCACAATAACTCGTGCAGGGGAAGGAACACTGATTCATATCCTAAACAATCACAGAAAGCCGCAGCATCCAAAACAGAGCGACAACTGAGTGTCAACAAACCAAGGCGTGTGGCACTCAAAGTATTTTCACCATACGTTGTTCATCTCCCTCCCCTCAAACCATCTAAGCCACAAATTGTCTTCTTAAGACATTTTGAGTTTGTCCAGTAAACAATAAGGAATTATGTTGGTAGGTATCCCGAGAACCTGCCATAGGAATAGCTGTATTTCTAATAACAAAGACTTTGGT
This region includes:
- the dhh gene encoding desert hedgehog protein translates to MKQSWWARLAQLGLLAACTCIWLVQGCGPGPGYGIRARPRKLTAMHYKQFFPNFSENNLGASGRAEGKITRNSERFNELVCNYNPDIVFKDEENTNADRFMTKRCKDCLNRLAIAVMNQWPGVHLRVTEAWDEDGHHPPGSLHYEGRAVDITTDDRETEKYGLLAQLAVEAGFDWVYYESKYHIHCSVKADHSVAVEKGGCFPGWARVTVAGGGQKSLSSLAPGDRVMALSGTGQVVFSQVLLFLHWDQESRSTFLSLGTEDGHRLALTPNHLVFLAADCRLDISEYQAQFASRAKPGDCVLIHIVEGRVHPSQIISVSVEESVGVYAPLTEAGTLFVDGVLASSYALVENHRLAHWAFGPLRLLFSFSQLLRGETTKEQQTADRETACTKTPFHCSTLAIKGTADVYDNNRFLRKPDNLSEPLRMEMKKKHTLKRQPSEVHWYARLLHSLGRIFLDSNLFHT